gtatccatccatcttctacagctgTATCCTTCACATGTGGGTCGCGCAGGGTgcaatgtcagctgacataggggcgagttacagtaatgagaagtacgcatggcAAATTAAGTGTTGACGTCGTCAGGATGGAAACAGAAGGGTTAAGCAACTCTGActtgaggataaaaaaaaacaagttttatggAGCATTTCTGGTCTCGTTACTCGCACAAGTACGACAAGTCAACACAACCCTACCACCACTACTCTTCTGGcactaatgctaagctaactacatCCATATTAACGTGTGATTAACAGCTACAATCACACACAGCAACTGAAATGAAGAAATTGACTGAAGTTTTGCAGGATTGTTATCGTACGATTTACGTGATTTAAGACGGATGCAAAAAATCTCTCGCATCTTTGCATCGTCTTTGTGTGGAACGgcatgaaaaatgtgtgaacTCACCAGTAAGAAACAAACTTTGTCAACAAGAACAACATTTTACACCaactcactcacatacacacacacagagttttggctctctctcactcctcgTTGGCAGCGTCGACGCTCAGCCTTGTTGCTGTTGCTAAGCGACGGGTAGCTTCGTGCCAGGtcatttttagacttttttttcgaGCGTGTGGGAAAAAGGTGGTGGATGGATTATCTTATGTTAAGTGACAGCAGCAGATCTGATGTTtcgacagagtgtgtgtgagggacgTTTGACGGAGCGACCGTAAGACAGGACGAGCCGCCGAGTTCACCACGTGTTACATCACGATAAACGACGACACTGTCGGCTATTTAAACTCACACACGCTATATTTAACAGACCAAAGCCACTTTCTGATCTTCTGTGttgccaggaaaaaaaaaaaatcctcctcctcctcgtttgCAAACTCTcaaaaacttcactttcctgtatttatttttttcaccctggaggtttttttttttttttttatgaatgtctACAGAAATCTGCTTTAACTCGTCTGTGGACGGACATGGACCCATATTGCACTAGAAGGATTTAGAAAAGCAGCCTACTTTACTCACATGGTCTAGTTTTTGTCCTCATTACGCTGCAGGCGGTGTGAGGAAACGGCCCGGAGGCGGTGACCGTTCATTTCCCCTCGAGCTCTTACACGGTCGTCACCGGTGTTTGGAGAGATGTGATCAACGCTTCTCTGGCATTTCTCCTACATTCATACTTTGAGAGTAATTCTATTTTAAAGCTGGGTATGCGACCTATATCTGTGGTTATTAGCTCTGCTTTtatcaacttcctgtctacagtttttgacgGATCAATCCGAAATGTTTGCAATGGGTAGGCGATCACCCAAGTATGCTCCCATTACATTTTGGTAAGGATCgacccactgatgacgtcacacaaATGATACAAATTCCAAGAAATACCTATACAATATAATGTCAATGGGCGACATTATGGAAAAACTGTgaaatatctctgtcaaaactcatcgGATTTGAACAAAATTTGGTATGTGTGTACAAGATCGGACTCTCTACCATTATACCAAGTTTCAACATCTCAACAGATCAGGACGGATTTTGTCACGTTTATGTAAAAATTGTAATAGCTATAAGAAGgtaaagttctatacagatccagaaagttcttctggatcaaaatgtaaacatttcaggtCTTGGTTCTAGAATCTGGTTCCAGTTCCATCTGGCCCATGACgagagactttgaccaatcactggGCAGTTCAGGTGAAGAGAGAGGGCGCCTGCTATTGGTTGTTCTACTAAGAAGCTGCAGGTACACATCCCTTCAGAGGAAAGTTCGCAACATCCAACATTGTTAACAACTGCAAAAAAGAGTTGGTAAAAAGGTGAAGGGGCCTAAAGTTAAGCCTTGGTGAACACCACAATGCAACTTACagctttttttataaatattcatCAGTGCTAATAAACATATCTGTCTGCAAAATGAAATttgaacaaattaaaaaaataaaaagcatctgCTGagctcagtttttcttttctttttttgtgattcaTGTTTTCGTGCGGAGGAGTTTGAGATGACACGGCGTGGGCGTCAGAAGATTGCAAAATAGGATTTGTTGGATGTTTCTCCATCACATTTTTTCATTTGggcaacaaagaaaatattgagtggaaaatgtgaaaagtaaacaaaatgtcaaatataaatatatatgtatatatatatatttatttgacattttctatatatatatgtatataaatatatatatatatatacattatgtacatatatacatatatgtacatatttacagtaaattcaAACGTGACAGAGTGGAAAagcacacacgtgtgtgcatgACGACAACATGAGCGGAACCTTTGTCACATTAATTTatgacacaaacagagaaaatgtcacattaacatAATGTCTGAGCTTTGACTGCAGCTCTGCTAAAGCCGACTAATCTCACTGcgtcctctctttctctcaacaacaaaacaaataccaaataatacaaattataTGATCATCATCTGctatgttttctttctgttgtggtgcagtaaaaaaaaaaatctatctcaaacacactgcagcacGACCGAGCCGTTTATAcatcagcccacacacacacacacgtcctgttttctttgtttttgtttcacttgaggaaaaaaaattgctgtAAGTTGTTTTTACTGaacctctgaatgtggtttgTCACTAACGAGGCCGGCGATCGGGAGTCCCAGAAGCAACAGGAGTCACTCGTGGGCCCTGGGATGAGTCAGCGGTTcatgtgaatacatgaataaataataaagttcaattattttaaattaaccTCCTTTCATTCAGTGTTATTTCCCGGTTTTTTGGGGAGAATTTCTACATTTCTAACACTAAAATGCTACATTGATCTGTCGGCTGGTGTAAACTCTGCTACAACACGGAGATACTGATacataaaacactgtttttaacaCTGGGTATTGCTAATCTTGACTGTGATGAACCTCAGGAGGATAAGAAAGCAATAGTTGAACAAGACGCAAGGTGTTTTAGTGAAATTAATAGTAAACACGAAGGAAAAGTAGTGAAAGGAAACCCTCTGTTACAGGTTTCACTGACTCATAAAAGGGTGAAGGGATGGACGCTAAAACCTGACAGCGACGACTTTGGCTCTATTTACACGTTTATGGCTACTTGGACTCGAATGTAAACTACGTTAATAGGAGGAGCTACAGTTAAGGGGTCGGTAAAGAGTCAATCCTGATGTTGTGTGTCCGGTGAAGAACCACCTGAGACAACTCTAGAACAGGAGAACACGCAATTGCAGGGTTCGTCTCGTCCGAAAGGTCCTCGCTGAAGTTAAAGATCTACTCAGATCTACAGGGAACAGCGTGAAACGTCTCCTCGTTTACTTCCCATAGTCACCTCTCGTTGTTCTGATGGTACAAACCATACCAGACTTGCAGCGGGTCGTCGGTGACGCCCTCAGCCTCGGGTGACTCGACTTCTTCGCCCACCGGCTCGTCAGCGCCTCTAGAGAGTCAACGCGttgacgggggaaaaaaaaccactttCCGTTCCGTCCTAGTGTTCCCGATCGCGGCGTCGCACCGGCACCGCAAACAGCGGCAGGGTCCTCGAGGGCGACGACAGCTCGGGGTCAGAGTTCGTCGAGGCTGGGTCGCCCGCCTTGGCGGCGCGGCGGTCCGCGGACGTCGCGGCGGAAAAGTCCTGGCAGACCTCGTAGGAGCACTTCCTCTTCTGGAGGGCCTCAGCTCGGACCGCGAGGGAGCGAGCGCACACCGTCAGGAGCACGATGAGTGTGCCGAGCAGCAGCGACACCATGGGCCAGAGGACACAGTGCAACAGGACGCTGGTGTCGTGGGAGCGGCGCCACAGAACGTCATCGGGTCTGAAAACACATGGAAAACATTCAGGTAGAGACATTAGAGAAAtacttatatttaaaagttctactttgttttgttgttgtttgaattgTGGCTAAGTCAGAAAGTCGGAATTTCTGACCAATGCATGTTCCACTTGTCGTAATTTCCCAGTTACGATCATTGGTGCACGCTATGATGGGCGCTGTTGCGCTGTCCCCGGAAGTCAGGAGCGCTGAATGTGGACATTTGCCTGCAGTCGTAAACATCGTCTTTACACCAATTCACTAGTTTCATAGCAGGAAACAGACTCGGTGTCACAACTAAAGATCCCGCGTCACAACAAAATAAGCTATGCAAAgcggaaaaaaatgtttttacgaAAAATCCGTTGGCCGCCAATACACGGGCCGAGTGCCCCTGAGGATGTTGGGAAATATGGtgcaaacatttaataaatagatGCATAAGAGGAACTCTTTCTTTAAGTATATACACCAACCTCGACTCAACAGTTGCTTTCACAAAaagatggacttttttttttcacatgaccgccccctactgaccgagtatgtaaagcactttgtgtcTGTATACTTTCGGacatataataaatatgttcaGGTAAACAGTAGGGATAGATTAtagcatactgtatatatgattgTGTGTTGTTCTAATTCAGATTTAGTTTACACGTACAGTTGTATCTTGACAATGAAACAGTAGAAAAGTACATttgcaaaacaaagagaaaagacgAGATTGATATTATGATCCCACGACTTACTTTTACCTCTTTATTCAGGTCACTGCTTTGACAGAAAATTGATGACATGGGGTagtaaaaacagattttctttgGCGTAATCCTGCCATTATTCAGAGGCGATACTTACCTGTGACCTTGGCgagggttttatttttatctctgcACCAGAAGGATCAAGATGAGGAAACTCCGCCTCGTAAATGAGGGATCGGGGGGACGTGGCGGACGAGGAGACTAAGAGTAAGAATTGGAACATTCACGGGggctttgtatttgtttcagaGGTGATGAGAACTTTGTATTCCACAGAAGCACTGGAACTATTTAACACACTTTGAAGACATGTGTGTTGAATAGTTatgtgaaattaaataattaataatcagAATGAAGTTTACGAACCAACAGATGACATCACGATTGTTAACTTATACTCTGGAATGGGTTGTCCAGAAAGATTTCACTACATTAGCTTTCAAGGGCCCATTTCGTCCAAAAAACAATAGTCTCACGTTGTTCACGTAAACAAGTTTagtgtcaaacacaaaacaaaaatgtgttgtaagtaaaaaaaatgagtgaTAATCAGTAGAAAGTGATAAGTGTCAGGTTTATGTTGGATTAGGAGAGAGGATTAATGTACCTTTTGTACAACATCAGCAAAAACATCTGACCAGAGAGAATTTAGTGACCAGAAGATCGTAAATGGAGCAGAAGAACAGCAGAGTTCAGCTGTATTGAGAAAACCTgacagtattattattgttttacagtgttcTGCTGGAACATTTTCTCATGAAAGATGGGTTTTCAAAAAGAGGTCAGAGATCGTTGGCTGTAATAATGTGAAGTAGAGGAGGCTTCTGTGCTGCCACCACGACGACAACACAGCCATCCCGTAATCTCCCCGTGGCAACAATGATCTTTAATTTTCACAACCTCACAACCTCACACATCCTCCTGTTTCCAATTTATCTGCAACACACCTTCAGATAGACCgcaccagtatgtgtgtgtgtgtgtgtgtgtgttcctcaccTCCTCTGCTGGTTAAAGAAGCAGGTGAACGACTGGCTGCTGACCTCCTTGGTGAAGTAATCCTCCCACCACAGGACGCTGTCTTTATTCTTCTGGTTGTCTCGCTCACAGGGAGGAACGTACgaacactgagacacacaaagacatcaaAACATTTACAGCGCAAAATGTCGTTAACCTCAACGGCTGTTTCTGACAtttgaccacaaacacacaggtactttaagtagattttggaaccgtaagtagaatttggaactataagtagattttggaattataagtagattttgggactATAAGTAGATTTCTGACAATGAGGTGAAATTCAGGCCTTATCCaaatggaaacagaactttccctctACAATCCCTTTTCTaaagttttccataaacacagcattgtttctatgccaggcctgtatgtggcgctgtaagaAATACACCATAAAACAGAGAATAAGACTTGTGAGCTGTGTACAAActccaaaaaagaagaataagatATTGGTTGTACAGTATATACGACAAAGGAAAGGCTGGCGTCCCAGAATAATAGCGTTTTAGCGGCTCCCAAAACTATTGCTTCTGTGAGGATAAGAAGCCAATAAAAACTTTTGTGGATCTTCCTGAACTTGTTCTTGACGAACAAACACGGCAAGGTTATTGTGAGAGGACACGACGTCACTGTGCGCTCTATGAAGATGAGTGTGATTacccagcagggggcgcagtAATGGGGTCAGAAGAAAGTGAGTGTTTGATTTACTGATTGGCCCCGCAAGGGATCTGcatcacacgcgcacacactcgcgcacatacacacacacacacaggttcacttTGCAGGAGGTTGATTGTCGCCAGAAATGTAACTAAGAATCAGCTGGTTTCTATGTTGATGTgattgtagtgtgtgtgtatgtgtgtgtgtgtgtgtgtgtgtgaactgactCGACTTTATTGCCTTACTtgatgctaacattagccaCTCGCTAACTTCCAAGGATGGCGTAAAAAAACCCCCACGAGTTTACGAATCATCATTTGAAGCATCCCTGGAGTAACTACGTGATATTTTTGTGTATCAAATCAAATTTAGTCTTGGAGCACCTGTACAGTTTAGTAGTTTTCTTTAACTCttccttgtatgtgtgtgtgtgtgtgtgttgtccttcAGGAGCCACCGTACTATTTTATCTGTGTATGtacgttttaaaaaaatgtcatctcTGTCTTCACATCGTGACTAgaattgtttcttcttttttgtttcactgCATCTCGTCcatgtactctgtgtgtgtgtgtgtgtgtgtgtgcgtgtgtgtgaggtaaTTGTCAGCTCACAGCCGCGCTCGCTCGGCTCAGCAGCCGTTTATCACCGGGCCAATCAAACGCACCTCGTCCCAATGACATCAAAAgtgggtcgcctcggctggatGATTGCGGTTGCCATGACACCCGGCTGAGgtaacagttgtgtgtgtgtgtgtgtttgaggtctCAACAAATGTCCTTAATGAGATCAATGCAGAGTGTGTATTGATCTGTGCCTTCAAAGACAAcctttttacacacattttgtttcaaacaatagtttgcaaaaaaatagttttaatgcTTTTCTAGGACAGGGGTGTTCAACCTCCGGCTCTACAGCCACATGTGGCTCCCTggagctttgaaaaaaaattgtgtttatcTAATTTtccaatatttatttcaaaggtAAAAACAGTGATGAAATGTCCACAGTcttcttttttctactttttaaatttcataaatgcaacaaactaagtttttgatgttttcttcattttatggatcaaatagGTTTTTTGCTGCACCAGATTATATTTATTTGGGTGGAGGAGGGACAGAATGGCTTTTTTAATACTATCTTATGTTTAATATCTAAATCTTTAACTCTTTTAACACAAATATGTTAAAAACTAATGCTTTTTATTCCAATTTTGAGCATTTTTTATGACAGCGATCTTTATGTTTGTCCATTTTATCCCTGCAGTGGCCACTCTGTAACGAGGAAATTAACATTACACAACATCAGAGCACAGGTCGCCACCTGTGGCCCCTTGCAGTATTACAACGTGTGTTTCAGAGATCTGTGCTAATTTTCTGGGTTTAACTTGaataaattgttattattaatttcttttttaaatgatctgtatTGGGAGATAATTACTGACGTGATCATGTCTGATTGTTTCTGACGATAAATGAACACAAGCGGAGACTGTGGTGACGTGATGAGAGACAGCTGCCCTTTGTCTCATACGAGCTCATTATGAATTTAAATAgctgatcagtgtgtgtgtgtgtgtgtgtgtgtgtgtgtgttcaatgaCATGCTGTTGCCTTTCTGTCTGACTCCAACTCTGCACATGAATAAACAGATTAACCCCAGgccacgtctgtgtgtgtgtgtgtgtgtgtgtgtgtgtgtgtgtgtgtgtccacctgtCTCTGGAGAGTGGATGAACAGGACAGAGATGAATCAGCAGGTTCAGTCTGCACTCAttttagcgtgtgtgtgtgtgtgtgtgtgtgtgtgtgtgtgtgtgtaaaaggtgtgtttttatgtgcattaaaaataattcccttcctgacgcaaccctaCCAAATTTTCCAGGATTGGGACTGGGACTAGGAGCAGGGGTCAATTattttagagcgtccaattaacACAATCAGTGTGAAGCAAAGGGGGATTGAGCAGCTTGCTCAGAGGTGGTTTTCAgttgtcagtaaaaaaaaaaaaaaatcacattttctgttgtagtaaaaagtaaaaatttttgtttcttgtgatttaaaaaaaaataataaataaaattgaatggatgatggagggaggggaggggagtgaGGCAGAGAGTGTCCCCAGAGAAAGAAGCTCCTGGCTGGGCAGGGAGACGCCGAGGCTCCCCTCAACATCCTGGAGCTCCTGAGGCTCCTCTGCATCATTATTACAGGTAATtagtttaacacacacacagacgcgcactcacacacacacagcttcattAATTAAAATCTGTATTTCCAGACATTTCGTGTCCTCAAAGAGACAGTAAAAAACTaagaagtgaggacattcttcattcttcattcttcaGTCATTAGTGTGAGTTCAAAGTTCAGcgttaatattaataatatgatGATGGTAGACGTCTGAGGtcaaaggtgtgtgtgcgtgtgcatgtgtatgtgtgtgtgtgtgtgtgtgtgtgtgtgtgtgtgtgtgtgtgtgtgtgtgtgtgtgtgtgtgtgtgtgtctcagctcTCCAGTGAGGAGACATTCAGGACATAATTAAGTCATAAATGAGGAAATTACTCTTGGCTGTAATTGGTTAACTGGAACCACCCACTGACTGTCatctcctctcttccttcctctctcttctctctgttcatcatcatcatcatcatcatcatcatcacccttTTCCACGGCTTAAAAACACTGCTCCTTTAAACGACTGAGGGTTAAGGAGGtttattagattaaattaaaatctgACGACTCACCGTCACACTCAACCGGCAGaggtggattattattattgttgattatTGATCGGTTAAACATTGACCGATACATAACCGGTAACCACTCAAAGTCAAAAGATACAAAAACATCCATAGACAGACACTGTGAAGTGACCTGTTTGTGATGTTAGCGTAAAATGATGTCATAATATTCCATAATTTTGTCACCAACAGTGATAATGGTGACCATACGCcaacatttcaaatttcaaaataaaagcgctTGTTTTGCTCTCAGTATTACATACCGTAGAGTATTACGTGGCGGGCCACATGATAGTGATTgagggggccacatgtggtccacaggctgcgagtttgagacctctggttgAGTGCTTTAATTACTGTCGTCCATGTGTTGTTATTTACTTCCTATTTTAATtctgtatttgttatttatggattcattttgcatcattaatGACTATACATCATtcaatatcaaaacaaagacttttactttgaaattttgttttcaggttttttcattttattttgaaaaaacgAGTGATACACAGTTTCAACCAGCACTAGAATTACTAGTGGGCTTCAGAGCAGAGGGCTCAATCTCATGCGGCTGGCCACTTAATTCCAcgtttacaaaataaattgtAAACTATTTAGGGTTCCATATCAacgcagacacttttattttgaaatatgatctgtccttTTCCCCAAAAAGTTGACTGAACTTGACACCCGAGTGGCCCTCGggtcatttcagtttgagacccctgctttttAGAGGGTCCAATTAACTCCACTCAGTGTGACATAATGGGGGTTGGGCACCAGTGCTTTGTTCACCtctggggatttgaaccagcgatcCTCCGCTCACAAGCCAAGTTGCCTTTATAcaacacttttctagtctttgatgaccactcaaagctacaGTTACTCTtccatacccattcacacggaGGAGTAACgtggggttcagtgtcttgctgggaatcaaaccccaCAACCATTTGGGTCGTAAGACAACTTGTGATCTGTCTGAAGACAAGGacttgatgttgtttttcaatGGGATTATCAGAGGATGTAagttaatacatttattattaagatAATCATTCATCgtccaaatgtttgttttgaatataTCATTAACTCTTAATTCTATATATTAAGTAGATTTgatccttcacacacacattcatgcgtAAAAAACCTCTGCCAGTCCATTTATTTCACTCTCTTCTGCTCAGTTCC
This Solea solea chromosome 3, fSolSol10.1, whole genome shotgun sequence DNA region includes the following protein-coding sequences:
- the LOC131456617 gene encoding calcium-activated potassium channel subunit beta-4-like is translated as MAKIRVSYEYSEAEDKSIRLGLFLIACGILSLFILGFCWLSPTLQSLQSKPANCTVVSVLRPEEMFECVFTCGADCKGTSLYPCLQIFVNNSESNSVALLHFDEQQLVLNPKCSYVPPCERDNQKNKDSVLWWEDYFTKEVSSQSFTCFFNQQRRPDDVLWRRSHDTSVLLHCVLWPMVSLLLGTLIVLLTVCARSLAVRAEALQKRKCSYEVCQDFSAATSADRRAAKAGDPASTNSDPELSSPSRTLPLFAVPVRRRDREH